Below is a window of Janthinobacterium lividum DNA.
TGCGTGGCCGCATGCCTCTATCTGCTTAAAACGCTTCCCAGTCGCCGCCCGTCACGCTTTCCGCTTGCACCGCACGGTGTTTTGCCGGCACCGCCTGTCGCTTGACGGTGCTGCTGGCCGGTGTCGGTACCAGGCGTGCGCTATCTTGCGTCTTGTCCCGCGTGTGGTCCGTTGCCAAGGTCTTTAGATGGGAAACGCGCCCGCGCCCGATACATTCAGGCAGGCCACCTTGTCGCTGGAAAAATACTTGATTTGTCCCAGGCCGATGGCGTAGCAGCCGTCACTGAGCGGGGAAATGGGGCCGGTGAGTTTTTCACCGCTGATGAGGGTCACCACCCAGGGCGTGGTGGCCGGTTTGCCCGCGTGGGCCAAGGCGTGTTGTACCAGGTCTGACATGCTGTCTCCGTTGGAAATCAAAACCCGATGATAGCAGTGTCGCATGGCCGCTGGTTTGCCGACACGACGGGCCGGGCCGGCGCCTTACGCGTCGGCCAGCAAGTTCTTCGGCAGGGCCACCGACACCAGTTTCCAGTGCCACAGGCCGTCGCGTGTCAGAGTCAGTTCGCCGATATGGCTTTTGCTGTGGGCGCGCTGCACCACGACGCTGTTCCAGGAGGTGTAGCGCAGTTTGTAGTCGGGCTTGGTGTTGCGCTTGCGGCCGCTGATGTCGCTGACCTTGGCGATCGGTTTTTCATAGCGGTCATTGAGCTTCATCAAGGCGACGATGCCTTCGGGCATCAGCATGGTATCGAGCAAGGGATCGATGACGTCTGGACTGATGTCGTCGGCCACTTCCGGCGCCGAGAACAGGGTGTGCAGTTGCTGCCCGAGGCTGCCGCGCAGCTGGGCCAGGTCGATCTGCGCAGCCAAGGCCTGGGTATCCTCATCCATGGTCGCCGCGCGAATCTTGTTCATGGTGAGATACGGGCTGCCATAGAAGACGCCGGCCAGCGCGACCAGTGCCACTACAGCGAGAAGCATCATTCTTTTCATCGTGCGATCTCTCGGATGCCTGGCGACCCGGTGCGCCTGAAGTGTTGGCATTCTACATAATATTTCCCAAAATCAATATGGCGGTTTAGGTAAGTGTTGTTTTAGATCAAGTTTTGTCAGAGTAATTCTGGCGGCAAGGTAATGTCCGTCAGTTTCCAGTCCCAGATGCCTTGGCGGCGCAGCAAAAACTGGCTGGCGGCGGTGCCGGCGCCGCTGCGCCGCAGCACCACTTCGTTCCACGAGCGGTACGCCATGCCGAAGTCGTGGCGCTTGCCGTCCGCCCCCTGTTTGCCGTGCAGGATCAGCACAGTGATGCCGGGCGGCGAGACAATGGTGTCGAGCATTTCCTTGAAATCGTCTTCGCTGGCCGTTTCGCCGGCCGCCCGCAACTGGCGCGCTACGCTGGCGCGCACGGCGGGCAGGTCGGCCTGCTGCGCCAGGTTTTCCAGGCGCACGGATTTCGCCGCGATGCTGATGCGGTACATGGCGATGTAGGGGCTGACCCAGGTGAAGCCGATGGCGGCAACGGTAAAAATGATCGCGGTGGCGTACTTTCTTTTCATGCTCTATCTGCCTGAATCGTAGCTTGCCCGTGAGAGTCAATAGCCGCCAACAATCTGGTATTCCAGGCCCTGATTTCCTGCGCTGCGTACCTGAATCCTGATTTTCCGGAAGGTGACTTCCGTAGGAAAACTGGTGATCTCAAACGATAAGTCTTGCGAAAACGACGGCCGTGCCAGGTCGCCCGCATACTCCCGGTAGGCAATGCGCAAGGTTTGATTGCTGTAGCCCTGGTATAGCAATTGCGAATTGATGGACCTGTCGATAGGTGCCGTTTCCACTCCCGGGCCGAATTTGATGCCGGGGCTGACATCTTCGTGCCACCACACGAGATCGCTTGCGACCATGACCTGGTCCAGCAGGCCATCATTGTTGCGGTCGGCAAAACAAGCGTTTTTGGTCATGCCGGGCAGCAGCATATTAAAGACTTGCCGCTCCGTGCAGTACGCCGGCTTGCCCTCGACATCGGCGCGGTACAGGAAGTCGCCCTGGATCACGGCGACACGTCCGCCGCCAATCGACACGGCGCGCCCATCGTAAATCTGATAGCCCGTTTTGCTTGTGTACTGAAATGTGGACAACAGTGCTTCACCAGCAGTGACCTTTGAAACGACGTTCAGTTGCGGATCATGGCCGATGCGCTCCATCGTGCGGGTCGTCTCGCGGACCTCCATGGTGGCGCACCCGTTGAGTATTAGGGCAGCGATGGCGATGTGGCATAACTTTTTCATTGATTTCCTTGTTTGTCTTCGGAGTGCTCATGCGCAAGCAGGCGCGAGTAAAAGGGAATGGTAGCTAAATATTGCCAAATGATAAGTTCAGTTGTCTGTGAAAGAAAGGAAAAATGCGTTTTTTCCGCCGTGACGAGCGATGGCGGACCTCGATCAGCTTTATGGATGGCGGATGGTGTAGCATTCGTGCCGGCGCGGACCATCGCGCCGCAATATTGAGGACAACCATGAATATCACTATCAATCAGGTGCTGCAGTCGTATATCGATCCGCTCACCGCCAGCGAATACGCGGCGCTCGAACGCAGTCTGCTGGCCGAAGGCTGCCGCGACGCGCTGGTGTTGTGGAACGACGTGCTGATCGACGGGCATAACCGCTACGCCATCTGCCGCCAGCACGGCATCGAATTCAAGACCATCCAGAACACCAGCTTTACCTCGCTCGACGACGTCATGCTATGGATGATCGACAATCACCTGGCGCGCCGCAGCGTGTCGGATTTCCAACGCGGCGTGCTGGCCCTGCGCAAGAAGGAAATCGTCGCCGCGCGCAGCCCGACGCCCGTCAGCGCCCAGGATGCGCCGGAAGGCGAAAATGCGCCGAAACCGCCCATGAGTACGCGCGAAGAGGTGGCCAAGGCGGCGCGCTTGAGCAGCAACCAGATCAGCCAGATCGAAAAGATCCAGAAGGCAGCCTCGCCGGAACTGGTGGAAGCCGTCCGCTCGGGCACGATCTCCATCAACGCGGCGGCCACCGTGGCGTCGCTGCCGCCGGAAGAGCAGGTGGCGGCCGTCGCCGGTGGCAAGAAATTATTACGCCAGGCGGCCAAGGAAATCCGCGAACAGCGCGCCGCCACGCGCACGCCGCGCGAGCCGAAGATCCATGTATCTCAGGACACGCCGGAGACGGGCAACGAACCGTGGGCGGAAAACGCGGCCCAGGCGCCCAGCGAGGCGGAGCGCCTGCGCGGCGAGATCGCCAGCCTGAAACAGAAGGTGGCGCAGCTGCAGGCGGAAAATGTGGAACTCAACCAGCGCATAGCCTCTTTAATCGACGCGTCCTGATTTGGAGTCGACCATGCTACATCGCAGTGCTTTGTTCGCCGCCATCGCCTGCGGCACCGTCGCCGCTCCCACGGTGCTGGCCGAGCCCGCTGTTTCTGTCACGGACATGGGCCGCTGGCAGGCGCAGGCTGCCAATGTCAGCATCGCGCGCGACACGTGGGGCGTGCCGCACGTGACGGGCAAGAGCGATGCGGATGCCGTCTTTGGCCTGATGTATGCGCAAGCGGAGGATGATTTCCCCCGCGTGGAACTCAATTACATCAACGCCATGGGGCGCCTGGCGGAAGTGGAGGGCGAACGGGAGCTGTACCGCGACCTGCGCATGAAGCTCTTCATCGACCCGGCCGATTTGCAGGCGCAATACCGCGCCAGCCCGGCGTGGCTGCGCAGGTTGATGGACTCTTTTGCCGACGGCCTGAATTTTTACCTGGCCACGCATCCGCACGTCAAGCCGCGCCTGATCGCGCATTTCGAGCCGTGGATGGCCTTGAGTTTCAGCGAGGGCAGCATCGGCGGCGATATCGAGTCCGTCAACCTGGCGCAGCTCGAAGCGTTTTACGGCCAGCAAGCCAGGCCTGCCACCGTGGCGCTGGCCAGCCTGGAGACGGGCTTGGACCCCGAGCCGAGCGGCTCGAACGGCTTCGCCATCGCGCCCGCGATCACGAAAAATGGCCACGCGCTGCTGATGATCAATCCCCATACCTCGTTCTACTTCCGTCCCGAAGTGCAAGTGACCAGCGGTGAAGGCCTGAACGCGTACGGCGCCGTCACCTGGGGCCAGTTCTTCGTCTACCAGGGCTTCAATGAGCGCCTCGGCTGGATGCATACCTCGGGCGGCGGCGATGTCATCGACGAATACCTGGAAAGCATCGTCGACCGCGATGGCGCATGGTTCTACCGCTATGACGGCGGCCTGCGCCCCTTGGAAGCCGTGCCCATCACCTTGCCATATAAACTGGCCGATGGCGGCATGGCATCGAAAACCATCAGTGTCTACTACAGCCATCACGGCCCCATCGTGCGCGCGCAGGATGGTAAATGGGTGGCCGTGCGCCTGATGAACGAACCGTTGAAGGCCTTGATGCAGTCGTACACGCGCACCAAGGCGCGCGATTACGCGGCTTTCTACAAGAGCATGGAACTGCGCACGAATTCGTCGAACAATACCGTGTATGCGGATGCGGACGGCAATATCGCCTATTTTCACGGCAATTTCATCCCCGTGCGCGACCCGCGCTTCAACTGGAAGCAGCCTGTTGACGGCAGCGACCCGGCCACGGAATGGAAAGGGCTGCACACGGTGGCGCAGACCATCACCCTGTTCAATCCGAAAAATGGCTGGATCCAGAATACGAATAATTGGCCGTATTCGGCGGCCGGTGCCAATAGCCCGCGCCAGCAGGACTATCCCGCCTACATGTCCGTGTACGGCGAAAACGCGCGCGGCCTGCACGCCGTCAAAGTCTTCCAGAATAAAAAAGGTTTTACCCTGGACAGCCTGATCGCCGCTTCCTACGATAGTGAGCTGACGGCGTTCGAAGCGTTGCTGCCGCCACTGTTCGCGGCCTGGGATGCGCTGCCGGCGGGCGATGCGCAAAAGCTGGCGCTGGCCGACAAGGTGGCCTTGCTGCGGTCCTGGGACTGGCGCTATTCGCTGACGTCGACGGCCACCTCGCTGGCCGTGTTCTGGGGCCAGGAACTGGCCGAGCTGAGTGGAAAACAGGCGCGTGAGCAGGGCGTGCCCGTGGTCGATTTTCTGGCGACGGACAAGGTCACGGCGACGCAGCGGCTGGCGGCCCTGGCTAGTGCGGCCGATAAACTGCAGCGTGATTTCGGTCACTGGCAAACGCCGTGGGGCGAAATCAACCGCTTCCAGCGCCTGACAGGCGACGTGGTGCAGCCGTTTGACGATGCGCAGCCCAGCTTGCCCGTACCTTACGCCTCGGGCAACTGGGGCGCGCTGGCCGCATATGGGCAGAGCAGCAAAAGCAGCACGAAGCGCATTTACGGCGAGCGCGGTAACAGCTTTGTGGCGGCCGTGGAATTCGGCCCCCGCATCAAGGCGAAAAGCATCCTCGCGGGTGGCCAGAGCGGCGACCCGAAGTCGCCGCATTTCCAGGACCAGGCGGCCATGTACGCGCGTGGCGAGTTCAAGGACGTGCTGTTTTATCCGGAGCAGGTGGAACAGCACCTGCAGCGCAGGTACCGCCCCGGAGAATAGCCGCCGGGTGGATCAGATAGCATCGAGCGCGGTGCGCAAGTCATGGCGCAGGTCTTCGATGTCTTCGATCCCCACCGACAGCCGGATCAAGCCATCGCCTATGCCCAGTGTTGCCCGCTGCTCGGCCGGGATGCTGGCGTGCGTCATCAGGGCAGGGTGTTCGATCAGGCTTTCCACGCCCCCAAGCTTTCGGCCAGGGCGAATACTTCGCAGCGCTCCAGGAAGCGGCGCGCGCCTGCCAAATCCGTATCGAGGTCGATGGAGATGATGCCGCCAAAACCATCCATCTGGCGCTGCGCCAGCGCGTGCTGCGGGTGCGAGGCCAGTCCCGGATAAAACACCTTTTTCACTTCCTTCTGCTGCTCCAGCCATTGCGCCAGCGCCAGGGCACTTTCGCAATGGCGCTGCATGCGGATGGCCAGGGTTTTCACGCCGCGCAAGGCCAGAAAACTGTCGAATGGCCCGGCAATCGCACCCACCGAGTTTTGCAGGAAGCCCAGCTGCTCGCGCCATTCGGCCTGGCGCGCTTCCGCGCCGACAATGGCGATGCCGCCGATGATGTCCGAGTGGCCGTTCAAGTACTTGGTGGTCGAATGCACGACGATGTCGAAGCCATGTTCCAAAGGCCGCTGCACCAGCGGGCTGGCGAAGGTGTTATCCGCCACGGCGATGATGCCCCGTGCGCGGCAGATGTCGGCAATCGCGCGCAGGTCGGCCAGTTTCAGCATCGGGTTGGTGGGCGTTTCCACCCACACCATCTTCGTTTCCGGGCGCAGCGCGGCCAGCAGATTCTCGGGATTGGTCAAATCGACATAGGTAAATTCGTGGCCTGCCGAGCGCCGGCGCACGCGCTCAAATAAACGGTAGGTGCCGCCGTACATGTCGTCGCCGGCGACGATGTGGCTACCGGCGTCCAGCAATTCCAGCACGGACGAGATGGCGGCCAGGCCAGAGGCAAACGCGAAGGCCGCGCTGCCGCCTTCCAAGTCTGCCACGCAGCGTTCCAGCGCCCAGCGCGTGGGATTGTGCGAGCGGCCATAGTCGAGGCCCTTGTGCACGCCGGGGCTGTCCTGCACGAAGGTGGAGGTGGCGTAAATGGGCGGCATGATGGCGCCCGTCGACGGGTCGGGCGACTGGCCGGCGTGGATGACGCGGGTGGCGAGATGGCTCTTGCGGGGAATTTGCTGGCTCAAGATAGTGTCCTGCGTAAGTGGTTGAGAAGGTCGAAGCGGGTGATCAGGCCATAAAAGGCGCTATCGTCGGCGACGACGGCCGTCAAGCCCCGGTCCAGGGTGGCGCGCAGGGCGGGCAAGCCGCTCGATGGCGCCAAGATTTCGAGCTGCGTCGTCATGGTGGCGCCCACCAGCGATGCGAAATGCGCGGCGTCGCCCGACACGTGCAACAGCAAGTCCGATTCGTCGAGGATGCCGACCAGCTGGCCGCCGTCGATCACGGGCAGCTGCGCCAGGTCGCTCGAGCGCATGCGGTTGAAGGCGGTGAGCAAGGTGTCGCCGGGCGCCACGCTGACCACGTCGCCCTCGTCGTAGCGGCGCCCGATCAGGTCTCGCAAGTCGCCCGACACGGCCCGCTGCAACAAGCCCTGGTCGCGCATCCAGCCGTCGTTATAGACCTTTGACAGGTAGCGTGTGCCCGTGTCGCAGACAAAAGTGACGACGCGCTTTGGCGTGGTCTGTTCGCGGCAGTATTTGAGGGCGGCTGCCAGCAGCGTACCGGTGGACGAGCCGCCGAGGATGCCTTCGGCGCGCAGGAGGGCGCGCGCGCTGTCGAAGCTTTCCTGGTCGCTGATGGTATAGGCCTGCGTGACGCTGTCCATGTCGGCAATCGAGGGAATGAAGTCTTCGCCGATACCTTCCACGGCCCACGAGCCGCTCGTGTCCGACACCTTGCCCGTGTCGATGTATTCGGTGAGGATGGAGCCTTGCGGGTCGGCCAGCACGAATTCGAGCTTGGGCTGCACCTTGCGGAAGTAGCGCGTCAGGCCCGTCAGGGTGCCGGACGAGCCGACGCCGACGACGATGGCGTCCACGTCATGGCCGCTTTGCTCCCAGATTTCGGGAGCCGTCGTCGTTTCGTGGGCCAGCGGATTGGCCGGATTGTTGAACTGGTCGGCGAAGAAGGCGCCCGGCAGGTCGCGCGCCAGGCGCGCCGCGTAATCCTGGTAGTACTCGGGATGGCCCTTGCCCACGTCCGAGCGCGTGGTGTGCACTTCCGCGCCCAGGGCTTTCAGGTGCAGCACTTTTTCCGTCGACATCTTGTCGGGCACGACGAGAATCACGCGGTAGCCCTTGATGCGGCCGACCAGGGCCAGGCCGATGCCGGTATTGCCGGCTGTCGCCTCGACGATGGTGCCGCCCGGCTGCAAGCGGCCGTCGGCTTCGGCCGCTTCGATGATGGACAGGCCGATGCGGTCCTTGATGGAACCGCCGGGATTTTGCGATTCCAGTTTCAGGAACAGCTGGCACAGGCCCGTGTCGAGCCTGGTGACTTCGACCAGCGGGGTATTGCCGATCAGCTTGTATAGCGCTGGCGGCTGGGATGGGGATGGCATTCGATCATTCATGGTGGCTCCTGTCAGAGAAACAGCCGCTCCGGATTGTGTCCCGAGCCGCCTTCCGTGCCGCGCAGTGTAGGCGGGTGGACGGGTGCGGCGAACGAATGTTTGCATGCTTGCATATGCGTCCTGCGCATATAGCCTGCAGCGCGCGTGATTCGAGTATGCGCCGTTTTTCGCCCGCTTGCCGCGCCAAAGGCACGCGTATTAAGCTGCCGCAAGCCCATCATTGCGATTTATAATCACGCCTCGAAAAGATACTAAACAGTATCCTGAAAAACCAGACAAACAGGGCAGGCGGCAGTGGCAAAACTTTATTTCCGGTATTCCGCGATGAACGCGGGCAAGTCGACGGCCTTGTTGCAGGTCGCGCACAACTATGAAGAGCAGGGCCAGCAGGTGCGCCTGTACACGGCCGCCATCGACAGCCGCTATGGCGTGGGCAGAGTCACGTCGCGCCTGGGGCCGCAGCGTCAGGTCGATATCTTCCATGCCGACACGAATTTCCTCAACGATATTCCCCAGGTGGCCTGCCTGCTGGTCGACGAAGCGCAATTTCTCAGCACGGCCCAGGTGCAGCAACTGCACCAGCTGGCGCAAGTGAAGGGTGTGCCCGTCATCTGCTACGGCTTGCGCACGGATTTCAAGGGCGAACCCTTCCCCGGCTCGGCCTATCTGCTGGCGCTGGCCGACGATATCGAGGAATTGAAGAATATCTGTACTTGTGGCAAGAAGGCCACGATGAACATCCGCGTGGACGAGCAGGGCCACCGCATCAAGGAAGGCGAGCAGATCAGTATTGGCGGCAACGAGAGTTACCGCCAGGCGTGCGGGCGCTGTTTCTACTCGTAAATTTACTCGGCGACGGGCATTCCGACATCGGCATCGTCCGAGAGCGCCAAATCGCCCCGTTCGAAGGCGGCGAGGATGTCATTCGCGCGCGCCACGTCGTGTTCACGCACCAACACGCGGGCGCCGCCGATGGCGGCCGCCAGCAGCATGTCGGCCTGCATGTGCTGGTCGTCCGTCAGCAGCACGTCGATGCCGGCCGCTGCCAGGCAGCCGCGGATGACGTGCGCATCCGTGGGTATCATCAGCCGGGCAATCAAAACATAGTCGTCGTGCATGGTGCCTCCTGGCAAGGTGGATTCGTCCCCATCTTAGCATCAGGCTTGAAGTTACAGCTTGAACACGCCCACCACCTGGTTCAGTTCCTGTGCCTGCTCCTGCAAGGGCGTCGGCGGCCGCAGCCGCTTCTTCCACCAGGGCCGCGTTCTGCTGGGTCACCTGGTCCATCTGGGCGATGGCCTGGTTGACTTGTTCGATGCCGCTGCGCTGCTCTTCGCTCGCCTGCGCGATTTCGGCCATGATGGTGCTCACTTGCTGCACGCTGGCCACCACCGTGTCCATGGTGGCGCTGGCCTGGCTCACTTGCGCATGGCCCAGGTCCACCGTGCTGGCGGACGCCTGGATCAGGTCCTTGATGTCTTTCGCTGCTGCCGTCGAGCGCTGCGCCAGGGTGCGCACCTCGGTGGCGACGACGGCAAAGCCGCGTCCCTGTTCGCCGGCCCTGGCCGCTTCTACTGCCGCGTTCAAAGCCAGGATATTCGTCTGGAAGGCGATGCCGTCGATGACACCGATGATGTCGGCGATCTTGCCCGAGGAACTGCGGATGGCGTCCATGGTGCTGGCCACCTGCGCCACGGCCGCGCCGCCTTCGGCTGCCAGGCTGGACGAGTCGTGCGCCAGCCGGCTTGCCTGCTGCGCGTGATCGACGTTCTGGCGCACGGTGGAACTGAGTTCTTCCATCGAAGCAGCCGTTTCTTCCAGCGAACTGGCTTGCTGTTCCGTGCGGCTCGACAGATCCAGATTGCCGTTGGCGATTTCACCGGACGCCGTGGTGATCTGCCCGGCGCTGCCGCGCACATTGCTGACCACTTGCGACAGGTTGTCGCTGATGCGGTTCATGGCGAGCAGCAGGCGGCCGATTTCGTCCAGGCTGCTGGTATCGAGGTGCACCGTCAGGTCGCCGGCGGCAATCTGCGCGGCGGCCGTTTCGGCGGCGGCCAGCGGGCGCGACACGAGGGTGCGCACCAGCCAGTACAGCAGCAGGGCGAAGACGAGCAGGGCGATGAAGCCGGAAATGGCCAGCTGGTTGCGCATCTGGCGTGCTTCAAGAGTGATTTCGTCCGTGAACGTGCCGCCCGCGATGATCCAGTGCCAATCCTTGAATTGACGGTAATACAGCTGCTTTTCGCGCGCGAGGGCAGCCGTTTCGCCCGGCGCCGTCCAGGTATAGCGCATGGCGCCGTTTTTTTGCGCCAGCATTTCCTGGATGAACATCCGGCCATCGCTGGCCTTGAACTCGAGCGCGCTCTTGCCTTCGCTGTTCGGATGCAGCACCAGGTGGCCGTAATTGGCGCCGGGGGCCGTGTCGACGATATAGATGTAGCCCGTCTGGCCGATCTTGACCTGGCGAATCTTCTCTTTCAACATGGCCAGATTCTTGCTGATGTCCAGACCGATGAACAGCACGCCTACCACCTTGCCGGCCGCATCGCGCACGGGGTCGTACTGGGTGATGTATTGTTTGCCAAACAGTGTTGCCATGCCAACGAAGCGCTGGCCGGCGCGCAGCGGCGCATAGCTGGGGTGATTGTGGTCGAGCTGGGTGCCGATGGCGCGTTCGCCATCCTGCTTTTTCAGCGAGGTGCTGATGCGCACGAATTCATCGCCGTTGGCGGCAAAAATGGTGGCGATCACACCCGTCTGGGCCGTGTAGCGGTCGACCAGGGCCGTGTCGAGGTTGAGTACCTTGCCGCCGTTGGCGAGGGCAGGTGTGGCTTTGCCGGCCACGGCCACCATGGCGCCCGTGTCGACCGTGAACGGGCCGGGAAATTCGGCCGCGAACAGGCGCGCAAAGCTGGCCGCCTCGTTGACCATGGCGGTATGAAACACTTCCGTGGTCGTCATGACGCTATTGAGTTCGCTGGTGACGGCCGCTTCGGCGCGCTGTTCCAGGGCAGACGAGGTGCGGATACTGATCAAGGTCGTCAGGCTGGCGAGAATCAGGCTGACCAGGGCAAACGTGAAGACGGTAATTTTGCCGCCGACACTCCAGTGGCGGGGGGAGAAGGAAATTGTAGGCATAGTGTGAGTCTGGCAAAGGGTAATCAGCTCGGCCATTCCTGGTCATGACATGACACGCGGGGAGGGGATCTGGTGGGGAATGCGCTTGAAACGGAGGCGCGCCGGCTTGGGGCCGCGCACAGGCAAGCTGAATTTCAGGGCGCGATGATAGCATGTCGCTTGCGTTTTGTTACTAAGTGTTTCCCGCAAGAATCATTTTTTTCGCGTAAAAACATCATCTGCATCAAGGATTGCCGCAACGTCCCATTGACTTTTTGAATTTCAGTTGGGCATGTTGGTATCCATCGCTGACAGACGATGCGATTTTTGTCACGAATGTTTCACTTTGTAATGAATGAGACGCCGCCTTTAATTCGCGTTTAAGCTTCCAGGAAGAAACTGATATTCCATGGGAGACTGCCATGCCGTATCCTGTAGAATAATATGCAGACCAGTCGTGTATTCCCCTTACTGTCTTGCTGGCTGGCGCATGCTTATCTGCGCCGCCTGGAATTGATTCAACTAATTTTCGGAGAAGCCGATGAAGAAGCAAATGATGCTGGTCACCCTGGTGCTTGCCCTGTCAGCCCACGCTGGCGCAGCCCAGACGGACAAGAGCGCCGCTCCTCCGCTACCCATGAAGCCGCTGGCCCAGCAAACGCAGGCCGCCTTGTGGGCCTCGCGCGTATTGACGCGCGTCCATTACAAAGCCATGCCGCTCGACGACGCCATGTCGGAAAAAATCTTCGACCGTTACTTCAAGTCCCTAGACGCGGAAAAACTGTTTTTCGTGCAGGCCGACGTCGACCGTTTCGCACCGCTGCGCACCAAGCTCGATGACGCCATCATCAATGAAGACCTGACGGCGCCGTTTGCCATCTACAACCTGTACCAGCAACGTTTCGACGAGCGCATGGCGTATGCGCGTGAATTGCTGAAAACCAAATTCGACTTTACGGCCGACGAGAGCTACCAGCTCGACCGCGAAAAGGCTGCCTGGCCGAAGAACGACGAGGAAGTGCGCGACCTGTGGCGCAAGCGCGTCAAGAATGACTGGCTGCGCCTGAAACTGGCGGGCAAGGAAGACAAGGCCATCCGCGAGACCCTCGACAAGCGCTATGAAAGCTACACGACCCGTGCGCGCAAGCTCAACAGCGAAGACGTGTTCCAGATCTTCATGAACTCGTACGCCATGTCGATCGAGCCGCATACTAATTACCTGGGCCCGCGCGCCTCGGATAATTTCGACATCGCCATGCGGCTGTCGCTCGAAGGCATCGGCGCCGTGCTGCAGACGCGCGATGAATACACGGTGGTGCGCGAGGTCGTGCCGGGCAGCCCGGCCGGCTTGTCGGGCAAGCTGAAAGTGGGCGACCGCATCGTCGGCGTGGGGCAGGGCGAAAGCGGCCCCATCACCGAAGTGCTGGGCATGCGCATCGACGACGTGGTGCAGCTGATCCGCGGCGCCAAGGATTCCGTGGTGCGCCTCGACATCCTGCCGGCCGACGCCGGCCCGGATGCCAAGCACGTGGTCTTGCCGCTGGTGCGCAAGAAAATCAGCATGGAAGAGCAGGCGGCGAAGAAATCGATCATCGAAGTGCGCGACAACGGTGTCAAGCGCCGCATCGGCGTCATTTCCTTGCCGACGTTCTACCAGGATTTCGAAGCGCGCCGCCGTGGCGACAAAGACTTTAAAAGCGCCACGCGCGATGTCAGCCGCTTGCTGGCCGAGTTGAAGAAGGATAAGGTCGACAACGTCCTGATCGACTTGCGCAACAACGGCGGCGGTTCGCTGAACGAAGCCGTTGAACTGACGGGCCTGTTCATCGACAAGGGGCCTGTCGTGATGCAGCGCAATGCCGAAGGCAAGGTCGACGTGGAAAGCGATACCAGTGCCGGCCTGGCCTGGGATGGCCCGATGGGCGTGCTGATCAACCGCGGCTCCGCTTCCGCCTCTGAAATTTTCGCCGCCGCCGTGCAGGACTACGGCCGTGGCGTCATCATCGGCGAAGGCAGCTTTGGCAAGGGCACGGTGCAGACCCTGTTCAACCTCGACCGTTTCGGCGGCAGCGAGAAAGCCCGTTTCGGCGAGCTGAAAATGACCATCGCCCAGTTCTTCCGCATCAATGGCGGCACCACGCAGTTGCGCGGCGTCACGCCTGACATCAAGCTGCCAGCCATGTCGGACGCGGAAAACTTCGGCGAATCGAGTTATGACAATGCCCTGCCATGGGTGGCCATCAAGCCGGCGTCCTACATGCCGACGGGCGACCTGAAGGAGATCGTGCCGCTGCTGGACAAGAAACATGATGTGCGCGTGGCCAAGGACAAGGATTTCCAGTATTTGCTCGATGACATCGCCCTGGTCGTCAAGCAGCGCAAGGAAAACCAGATTTCGCTCAATGAAACCGTGCGCCGCAAG
It encodes the following:
- a CDS encoding DUF2939 domain-containing protein, with translation MLLAVVALVALAGVFYGSPYLTMNKIRAATMDEDTQALAAQIDLAQLRGSLGQQLHTLFSAPEVADDISPDVIDPLLDTMLMPEGIVALMKLNDRYEKPIAKVSDISGRKRNTKPDYKLRYTSWNSVVVQRAHSKSHIGELTLTRDGLWHWKLVSVALPKNLLADA
- a CDS encoding thymidine kinase; translation: MAKLYFRYSAMNAGKSTALLQVAHNYEEQGQQVRLYTAAIDSRYGVGRVTSRLGPQRQVDIFHADTNFLNDIPQVACLLVDEAQFLSTAQVQQLHQLAQVKGVPVICYGLRTDFKGEPFPGSAYLLALADDIEELKNICTCGKKATMNIRVDEQGHRIKEGEQISIGGNESYRQACGRCFYS
- a CDS encoding cystathionine beta-synthase; this translates as MPSPSQPPALYKLIGNTPLVEVTRLDTGLCQLFLKLESQNPGGSIKDRIGLSIIEAAEADGRLQPGGTIVEATAGNTGIGLALVGRIKGYRVILVVPDKMSTEKVLHLKALGAEVHTTRSDVGKGHPEYYQDYAARLARDLPGAFFADQFNNPANPLAHETTTAPEIWEQSGHDVDAIVVGVGSSGTLTGLTRYFRKVQPKLEFVLADPQGSILTEYIDTGKVSDTSGSWAVEGIGEDFIPSIADMDSVTQAYTISDQESFDSARALLRAEGILGGSSTGTLLAAALKYCREQTTPKRVVTFVCDTGTRYLSKVYNDGWMRDQGLLQRAVSGDLRDLIGRRYDEGDVVSVAPGDTLLTAFNRMRSSDLAQLPVIDGGQLVGILDESDLLLHVSGDAAHFASLVGATMTTQLEILAPSSGLPALRATLDRGLTAVVADDSAFYGLITRFDLLNHLRRTLS
- a CDS encoding DUF2939 domain-containing protein, translating into MKRKYATAIIFTVAAIGFTWVSPYIAMYRISIAAKSVRLENLAQQADLPAVRASVARQLRAAGETASEDDFKEMLDTIVSPPGITVLILHGKQGADGKRHDFGMAYRSWNEVVLRRSGAGTAASQFLLRRQGIWDWKLTDITLPPELL
- a CDS encoding acylase, yielding MLHRSALFAAIACGTVAAPTVLAEPAVSVTDMGRWQAQAANVSIARDTWGVPHVTGKSDADAVFGLMYAQAEDDFPRVELNYINAMGRLAEVEGERELYRDLRMKLFIDPADLQAQYRASPAWLRRLMDSFADGLNFYLATHPHVKPRLIAHFEPWMALSFSEGSIGGDIESVNLAQLEAFYGQQARPATVALASLETGLDPEPSGSNGFAIAPAITKNGHALLMINPHTSFYFRPEVQVTSGEGLNAYGAVTWGQFFVYQGFNERLGWMHTSGGGDVIDEYLESIVDRDGAWFYRYDGGLRPLEAVPITLPYKLADGGMASKTISVYYSHHGPIVRAQDGKWVAVRLMNEPLKALMQSYTRTKARDYAAFYKSMELRTNSSNNTVYADADGNIAYFHGNFIPVRDPRFNWKQPVDGSDPATEWKGLHTVAQTITLFNPKNGWIQNTNNWPYSAAGANSPRQQDYPAYMSVYGENARGLHAVKVFQNKKGFTLDSLIAASYDSELTAFEALLPPLFAAWDALPAGDAQKLALADKVALLRSWDWRYSLTSTATSLAVFWGQELAELSGKQAREQGVPVVDFLATDKVTATQRLAALASAADKLQRDFGHWQTPWGEINRFQRLTGDVVQPFDDAQPSLPVPYASGNWGALAAYGQSSKSSTKRIYGERGNSFVAAVEFGPRIKAKSILAGGQSGDPKSPHFQDQAAMYARGEFKDVLFYPEQVEQHLQRRYRPGE